Within the Microcebus murinus isolate Inina chromosome 16, M.murinus_Inina_mat1.0, whole genome shotgun sequence genome, the region GCATCCCTGGAATGGGTTAGGGTGGGGTTGGGTTTTTTTGCAAATAAGAAAAGGTTGAGTTAATAATGTGAAGGAGTATCTGGGTATCCCTGGGATGGGTTAGCGTATGTGGGTGTATAAAGGGTTTAAAACAATGTGGAGAAGGTATCTGGGCATCCTCAGAATGGGTTAGGGTGGGCCTGTTTGGCAAAGAAGAGGTGCTTAGTTGATATGAAGAGAGGGTGTGGGTATCCCTGAATGAGTTGGGGTGGTTGTATATGAAGAAGAGAGGTTTAAGTCAATGTGAAGGGAGGATATGGGTATCCTAGAAGGGGTTACAATTGTAGATTTGGTCTTGGAACAAGGAAGAAGTGATTAATGTGAAGTGGCTGGATACCCTAGAGGCATGAGTTAGAGTGGTAGGACGGGTCTAGATAGGAAGAAAGGATTAGGCTTTTGTGAGGACGGGTCTGAGTATTCTGGATGGGGGGGGTTTAGGGTTGTGGGAGAAGGCCTTGGTTTGTAGAGGAGGTTCAGTAGTTTAAGGGGACGGCTGGATATCACGAGGAAGTTAAAGTGGGGAAGGTGTGAGTGTGGGAATAGGTTAGTGTGAGAAAATTTGGGCAAGGGGTAGTCGAATGTGCGGAATCTGGGCACCATAGGAAGAGAGTTAGTGGGTAGCAGGGGTTGTGTGTGAAGGAAGGTTGTACCATGTAAGGGTACTGAAAGTGGAGTGGTGTGGCATTGGGACAGCTTGAATAGTCTGAGTGTAAAAAGAGGTCCAAGAACCTGGGAGAAGGAGCAGAGGCCATGGGAGAAGTGTGACTGGGAGAAATAGGCAGTTAAGGCTTAAGTGAGGTTTCACCTGGGTACCTTTGAGAGGGAATGGGGTACTTTGAATTCATTAGGATAAGAGACAGGTTGCTGTTGATGGGTGGGACTGTGGGGCCTGCTGGGAGGCACAGAAGATAAGGGGATTGGACAGGTTACAAGGATCTGGTGGGTGGAGTTTGGTTCCAGTTGATTCAGAGGTGAGATTTGGGGTAGATTCTGGGGAAGGGAATGCTGGGAAGATTTTTatgtttggtgtttttgttttatgttaggGAAGGAAGGATTGTTAAGGGATGGAGGTGGGATTAGAAAAGTCAATAGAAGTTAGAGGAGGAAATAGATGTAAGGCTTTGGGAGGTGGGAGTGATAAAGGGAAGAACTATCCCTGGGAAGGACTGAGGAAAGTGGCTTAACTGGTTTGTTCCCACTCTCCCCTCTCCTAGCCCAGGGCCTTGCCGCCACCATGACTGAGGAGTCAGAGGAGACAGTCCTGTACATTGAACACCGCTATGTCTGCTCTGAGTGCAACCAGCTCTATGGATCCCTGGAGGAGGTGCTCATGCACCAGAACTCCCACGTGCCGCAGCAGCACTTTGAGCTGGTGGGTGTGGCTGACCCTGGAGTCACTGTGGCCACAGAGGCAGCTTCTGGCACGGGCCTCTATCAGACTCTAGTGCAGGAGAGTCAGTACCAGTGCCTGGAGTGTGGTCAGCTACTCATGTCACCCAGCCAGCTCTTGGAGCACCAGGAGCTGCACCTGAAAATGATGGTACCCCAGGAGGCAGTGCCAGCTGAGCCACCACCCAAGGCACCCCCACTGAGTTCTAGCACCATCCACTATGAGTGTGTGGATTGCAAGGCTCTCTTTGCCAGCCAGGAGCTCTGGCTGAACCACAGGCAGATGCATCTCCGGGCAACACCTACCAAGGCTCCTGCCCCAGTAGTCCTAGGGTCTCCAGTTGTCCTAGGGCCCCCCATGGGCCAGGCCCGAGTGGCTGTGGAGCACTCATACCGAAAAGCAgaagagggtggggaaggggcagctgTTCCATCTGCAGCTGCCACCACCACTGAGGTGGTGACTGAGGTGGAGCTGCTCCTCTACAAGTGCTCTGAGTGCTCCCAGCTCTTCCAGTTGCCGGCCGACTTCCTGGAGCACCAGGCAACTCACTTTTCTGCTCCTGCCCCAGAGTCTGAGGAGCCTGCCTTACAGCAGGAAACGCTGACCTCATCACCTGCAGAGGAACCTGTGTCTCAGCCTGACCCCTTGCCAGCCTCCGACCACAGTTATGAGCTGCGAAATGGTGAAGCTGTTGGGCGCGATCGCCGGGGGCGCAAGGCCCGGAGGAACAACAGTGGAGAGCCAGGTGGGGCAGCCACACAGGAGCTCTTTTGCTCAGCCTGTGACCAGCTCTTTCTCTCACCCCACCAGCTACAGCAGCACCTGAGGAGTCACCGGGAGGGCGTCTTTAAGTGTCCCCTGTGCAGCCGTGTCTTCCCTAGCCCTTCCAGTCTGGACCAGCACCTTGGAGACCACAGCAGTGAGTCGCACTTCCTGTGTGTAGACTGTGGCCTGGCTTTTGGCACAGAGGCCCTCCTCTTGGCCCACCGGCGAGCCCACACCCCAAATCCTCTGCACTCGTGTCCCTGTGGAAAGACCTTTGTCAATCTCACCAAGTTCCTTTATCACCGGCGTACCCATGGGGTAGGGGGTGTCCCTCTGCCCACGACACCAGTCCCACCAGAGGAGCCTGTCATCGGTTTACCTGAGCCAGCCCCAGCAGAGACTGGAGAGCCAGAGGCCCCGGAGCCCCCCGTGTCCGAGGAGAGCTCAGCAGGGCCCACTGCCCCAGGCACCTACCGCTGTCTCCTGTGCAGCCGTGAATTTGGCAAGGCATTGCAGCTGACCCGACATCAGCGTTTTGTACACCGGCTAGAGCGGCGCCATAAGTGCAGCATTTGTGGCAAGATGTTCAAGAAGAAGTCTCATGTGCGTAACCACCTGCGCACACACACTGGGGAACGGCCCTTCCCCTGCCCTGACTGCTCCAAGCCCTTCAACTCGCCTGCCAACCTGGCCCGCCACCGGCTCACGCACACAGGGGAGCGGCCCTACCGGTGTGGGGACTGTGGTAAAGCCTTTACGCAAAGCTCAACGCTAAGGCAGCATCGCCTGGTGCACGCCCAGCACTTCCCCTACCGCTGTCAGGAATGTGGGGTGCGTTTTCACCGCCCTTACCGCCTGCTCATGCACCGCTACCACCACACGGGCGAGTACCCATACAAGTGTCGTGAGTGCCCTCGCTCATTCTTGCTGCGCCGGCTGCTGGAGGTCCACCAGCTCGTGGTTCATGCAGGGCGCCAGCCCCACCGCTGCCCATCCTGTGGGGCTGCCTTCCCCTCTTCTCTGCGGCTCTGTGAGCACCGCTGTGCAGCTGCGGCTGCCCAAGCCCCACGGCGCTTCGAGTGTGGCACCTGTGGCAAGAAAGTGGGCTCCGCTGCACGGCTGCAGGCACATGAGGCAGCTCATGCAGCTGCTGGGCCTGGAGAGGTCTTGGCTAAGGAGCCCCCAGCCCCGCGGGCCCCGAGGGCCACTCGCACACCAGGTGCCTCCCCGACGGCCCTCGGAGGTACTGCCACAGCAGCTCCTGCGACCCCTGCCCGGCGCCGGGGTCTGGAATGCAGCGAGTGCAAGAAGCTGTTCAGCACAGAGACATCACTACAGGTACACCGGCGCATCCACACCGGTGAGCGGCCATACCCATGTCCGGACTGTGGTAAAGCCTTCCGGCAGAGCACCCACCTGAAAGACCACCGGCGCCTGCACACAGGTGAGCGGCCCTTTGCCTGTGAAGTGTGCGGTAAGGCCTTTGCCATCTCCATGCGCCTGGCAGAACATCGCCGCATCCACACAGGTGAACGGCCCTACTCCTGCCCCGACTGCGGCAAGAGCTACCGCTCCTTCTCCAACCTCTGGAAGCACCGCAAGACCCACCAGCAGCAGCATCAGGCAGCTGTGCGGCAGCagctggcagaggcagaggctgctGTCGGCCTGGCTGTGATGGAGACTGCAGTGGAGGCGCTGCCCCTGGTGGAGGCCATTGAGATCTACCCTCTGGCTGAAGCCGAAGGGGTCCAGATCAGTGGCTGACCCTGCCCTGTTTTCCCCTTCAGCACCATTGTGTCCTGTTGCTGAAGGCCTTCCAACATCCCCTTAAACTCTGTACAGACTGTAGCCCTTCCCCGTCCTGTCCCCACCACTGTGTAAGTTCTATAATTGGATCTGTTTTCCCTTTTGGGGTCCTTGATATGCATAAAGGTACTCCCCCTACCTTCCAACTTTTAGCACTGGTAACCCCAAAGTGAAACCATCAATAAAGACTGAGTTGGAGATTATGAGTTTTTGTCAGACCCAGGTGTGTAGAGTGGAATTTGAGGAGTCATGAGGCCAGGTACTGGGTCTGACTTCACCAGCACCCAGAATGGGGCCTGGTGGATAGTAGGAGCTCGGTAAATGTGCTGGACTGAAGAGAAGGACCTGGCATCCACAGGCATGGCTCTCAGAATGGGGACTTCACTCTGGTACTAGAGGGAGGCAGCATGGCTTTCTTGCCACTAGAGGTCCCCAAATCCCTGTGGAAAAGCTCAAAGCTATTTCTGGTGGTTGCAGGAACATAATTATAGAGATCAGATTCTTAGCACCCCTGTCCCTCACTTTGGCCTGATACGGGCTGTGTCTCCCAAGGCTGCCTGGTTTTCTCACTGGATGCCTGAGGGCAAATGCAGGCATGATCTGTGGGGCAGTAGAGGAGGTTAGCACCTTGGGCCACACCCAGCTGTGGGGTTGGAGAAGATTCTGAATAATCTGTGCCTGCAGGTCAGAAGCCTCAGAGAAGGTGCCTTGAAGCCCCCCAGCCACCCAAAGAATTGGACTTTGGCTCAACCAACAAATTTTTGTTGTGGGGAGGGGGATCACTGGGGTGGCTGGCCAATGTTTGAACATATACTTAGTCTCAAGTACCTtcctatattattttgaaaagtattcaTGCTAATCCTATGAGAACATTTTGCAGGGAAGGAATCTGCAGTCAGAAACATTGAGATGACTTGACCAAAGTCAAATTCAACCCAGgcagggcagagctggaatttaagcctggtttcatttgttttaatcaCCTGGTGCTTTCCTTTCCACTCCCTGCCTTTGGCCTACTTGGGGGAGGGTGGTGAAGACAGGAGATGGGGAATGTGTGACTGATGGAAATGCTGAGTTGCTGGGCTAGCCTTGCCTCTaagatcccccaacctccagatTGCTCTAGGTCCTTCTCTTGGAAAGAGAACCCCAATGGAagctatttattttgaaactctgGGAAAGGGAGGCCTAAGAACTGCCTTTGCAGTCAACTCCCTTTGAGGCCTTTAGCCCTCTGCAGGCACCAGGGCTCTAGGACATAGTTTTTGAAAATCACTGGTTTGACCTGTTCCTCAGATAAGAAGAGGGCTAGAAGTTAGGTCTCCTAACTCTACTACaatatgcttattttaataattttttaaaaagaaaaagcactcaCCCATTTGATGTCCTAACAGCTCCTGTGAAGAGCAAGTCTCTATTAAGCAGTTGTTTCTCACTAGGGGATGTTGCTCGTGGACACCATCTTTCAGTTACTGCGTACCCTGCAGAAAGGACTTGAGCCATCTAGCCCAGCATTCCGGTCCCCCTAATTCCCAGATAAAGTCATAAGTGCTTTTAACAATTGGAGCAGTCATCCTTACAAAACCAGATAAAAATCAGGCCGAACGAatcaagaatggggaaaaaaaaactgaggttAACCAGATGCTCTCAGCAGAAAAGAATGGCTCTGTGACAGTGGTTGGCTATACTTGCCCCACTGTTCTTTTGGGGAGCCTCAAATGAAAGTTTTAGACTCCTACCCTGCGAAAAGTTTATGTGTACAAACATGTTTATGAAGTTCAGGGGATTCATTGTTCTCTGTCACCCACTGAAACTTGCATGGTCCTCAACTGAACTGTGGTCCTAAAAAAGTAGCACAGTAACACTGATCGCTTGGATGCTGGTGTTCTGTTTGGATGGTTCCCCAATGTTAATGTGTGTTAGGCAGTTCCCTCCGAGACTTCCATCCAGCAGGCCGATCTGGGATGAGACCTAGGATTCTGCTTTGTGCACACACACCAATCCTGATGAAGGTGGGCTTGTATTGCCTGTTTTTAGTTAAAATGAAAGTTGCATAAGCCAAAGTAGTCAAGGGGACAGAATGCAAGTCACCTAGTGTCCAGtacaggttttgttttgttttttaagagagggGGTCTTGTTTCGTGCAGTGgcggatcatagctcactacagcctcgaactccagggctcaagtgatccttctgtctcagactactaagcagctgggactacagtgtgcAGTACCATTtatgactaattttttatttttatagagacagggagggtctcgaactcctggcctcaagcagtcctcccacctcagcctcccaaagtgctgagattacaggaatgagccactgtgccaatATGTTCTTAACAAGCGAATCTGACTAGAAGGCTGGACACAGAAAGCAGTTGAGCACACTCACCAGGCTGTAAGTGGACGTGGAGTTAAGGCTTCAGGACAAGTGGGGAGCTCCACAGTGCTCTCAGGTGTGCCATCTGCTTGTCACAAGATGGCCTGGATGACAAGGAACTTTAGAGTCTCTGTGGTTTTGACTGCACCACCCTGAAGGCAGCAGGTTTGACTGAATGATTTTCTCTGTATACTATCCTGAAGCTCCTTCCCTGCTGCCTTATTTTGAGAGCTGGGGAGGTGCTTTTTCTTTCAATCTTGCCAAAATGATACAGCGCTAACTTATCTTACTAAATTATCAAACCCATCTCCCACTCTTTTTCCCGTGCCTCCATCCCCAGTCTTCACTGTTTAATTTGCAGGGTCCTAgcacctgtgtgccaggcataCCTCAGAGGATGGAACAGTGACAAGGAAACCCAGTGGTTTCTCAGTATATTTTCATTGATACCATTTCTGATTTTCAATAGTGAGGTCTTGGGGGTCAGTCCATGGCCTGGAGGCCTAGGAGGCTGTTATTCGTGCCAAATGACTTAGTCAAGATGGGCACAATAATTTGAGTAAGAGCTAACGctgctttaaaaaggaaaggggGTGGTGTGAACATTGCACCACCAACTTCACAGTCAACTCTGGTTTTACAGGGTCCTTTTAGTCTTCTTGGGAAGTATCCAGGGATGGCGATGGGGAAGTACTTGCTGTTTCCTAGCTTTCTCATAGTTCTCGTTTGGGGAAGATTGTGCTGGAAAGCTGTCCTAAGCTCTTACACCATCATCTCATACAATTCGTACAACCCCGTGAGGTGTAGGTActgtccctgttttacagatgaggacactaaaGGTCACATATCCATAAAATggcagaactgagatttgaattAAGGAATTTGAATTTGTCCTAAGTTCCAAGACTTGGCTTTTTTGATTGTTGAGAAACCTTGTGCCTCCATCCCCACAAGAGGCATCCACTTCCGAACATTGACTATTTGAACAGAAGTAACCACCAGCCCAGCACAcacatccccatccccatcccgaTTTCCTCACTGTGCTTCCCAGGAAAGAGGAGACCAAGGGAGAGCAGGCATCATTTCTCTCtgtacagtttttaattttttattttttgatgtttgttGTTCAGATGAATGACACACTCAAGTTACAAAAATGGGGCCTTAAAAGAAGCACATTGTACAATGAACAAGCAGATTGGAGTTAAGAACACTGAAACGCTAACCCGCTACCACGAGAAGAGACAGGGTGAGGGTATAGGATGGGAAGGGTGGGGCTGCCAACACAGGGGTCAGAACCGAAAGGGGGGCTAACTCGGTGAGAATGTGGGAAAGGCAGGTCTACTCTGGGGCCAACTCCTTTTCCGGATGCCACTTGCGTCTCCCTTGCCCACTACTTGCCACCCCCTCCGACTCCCCTCACCCTCCAGTCCAACCTGGTCCTTCAAGTGAGTAGGTGAGATACCCCACACCAGAAAAGGCTGAGCCAAGCAGACCTTTCCAGGGGAGGGTGGTCACCTTACCCTAGTGCAGCCCTGGATTTCGGAGGTAATGGTGGCAACAGTGGGACAAGAGGCCAGAAAGGAGTTGATCAAAAGATCAGGCCCCTGCTTTTCCCAAAATTCCCTGCCCTTTCCCCACCACACCATGATCCAAAGGCCCTCCATGAGTTGTTGAGAGGCCCCCAGTCACCCtgcaattatataaataaataaatactgagcCCCTGGGCTTGGGGGACAGGTtgagggaggggcagcaggagtagaggaaaggaaagaggaggaggaggggagggaggcagaggggaggggtcACAGACATAGTAAATAGTTGTCTCCGTCCCAGCAACACTTCTCTCtgaatttttctctccttttttttgtttgtttatcaaGGAGCTAACATCTCAAGgacaaatacttaaaaatatacattattttttctttttattccgcTTTTGTCATCATCGTCGTCTTGCTTTGGAGACTGCTGAGGTCAAAGTTCAAACCGCACAAAGGACCTGCGGCTTGGAgttttttgtgtaatttttttttaatttttatttttaaatttttttcactttttttccaaCATATAAAAAGGTAGCGGAGTtgtctgtgggttttttttttttaatggttaaatctttggtttgtttcttttttctcttggagGCCTTTATCTCTCGCACTTGCCTTTCCCACTCAGAGACCAGTGGGGGCCCGCGTGTCTCAATCTTGCTCACTcggtctcactctctctctcactcagtTCCCCCTACCCTGGgctagagaggaagagagaggcacCCTGGGGTTTGGGTGGATGAGAAAAACTATCCAGGTTCAGAGGTCACTCCTGACTTGGCTAGTCCCTCATCATATCTTCCCAGG harbors:
- the ZNF574 gene encoding zinc finger protein 574, producing MTEESEETVLYIEHRYVCSECNQLYGSLEEVLMHQNSHVPQQHFELVGVADPGVTVATEAASGTGLYQTLVQESQYQCLECGQLLMSPSQLLEHQELHLKMMVPQEAVPAEPPPKAPPLSSSTIHYECVDCKALFASQELWLNHRQMHLRATPTKAPAPVVLGSPVVLGPPMGQARVAVEHSYRKAEEGGEGAAVPSAAATTTEVVTEVELLLYKCSECSQLFQLPADFLEHQATHFSAPAPESEEPALQQETLTSSPAEEPVSQPDPLPASDHSYELRNGEAVGRDRRGRKARRNNSGEPGGAATQELFCSACDQLFLSPHQLQQHLRSHREGVFKCPLCSRVFPSPSSLDQHLGDHSSESHFLCVDCGLAFGTEALLLAHRRAHTPNPLHSCPCGKTFVNLTKFLYHRRTHGVGGVPLPTTPVPPEEPVIGLPEPAPAETGEPEAPEPPVSEESSAGPTAPGTYRCLLCSREFGKALQLTRHQRFVHRLERRHKCSICGKMFKKKSHVRNHLRTHTGERPFPCPDCSKPFNSPANLARHRLTHTGERPYRCGDCGKAFTQSSTLRQHRLVHAQHFPYRCQECGVRFHRPYRLLMHRYHHTGEYPYKCRECPRSFLLRRLLEVHQLVVHAGRQPHRCPSCGAAFPSSLRLCEHRCAAAAAQAPRRFECGTCGKKVGSAARLQAHEAAHAAAGPGEVLAKEPPAPRAPRATRTPGASPTALGGTATAAPATPARRRGLECSECKKLFSTETSLQVHRRIHTGERPYPCPDCGKAFRQSTHLKDHRRLHTGERPFACEVCGKAFAISMRLAEHRRIHTGERPYSCPDCGKSYRSFSNLWKHRKTHQQQHQAAVRQQLAEAEAAVGLAVMETAVEALPLVEAIEIYPLAEAEGVQISG